TAGCGCATAATCGCCAAAAAAACTATCTTCTTAGAGAGGATCAACCATATCCATTTTTAATCCGTCTTGGCGTGCAATCAGAAGAAGGAAAAATTAAAAAACAAAAATATGATAAATTTAAACAAATTAATCGCTTTATTGAATTTATTGATGATGCCCTTGCTTATTTACCAAAGGATCGCCAGGTTCGTATTTTAGATTTTGGCTCTGGAAAATCCTATTTAACTTTTGCGCTTTACCATTATTTGAAAGTTGAAAAGGGTTTAGATATTCGTGTTACAGGCTTAGATTTGAAAAAAGAAGTCATTGAAGAATGTTCCAAAATCGCAAATGATTTAGGTTACGAGCAGCTTGAGTTTTTAGTAGGGGATATTAATGATTATAATAGTGAGTCAAATGTAGATATGGTTGTGACATTACACGCCTGTGATGTTGCCACAGATATGGCTTTAGCACGTGCTGTGAAATGGGGAGCAAGGGTTATTTTAAGCGTTCCTTGCTGTCAGCATGAATTAAATCGCCAATTAAATACACCAGCACTTGACATTATGCTTCAGCATGGGCTTTTACGCGAACGATTTGCTGCACTTGCTACCGATGCTATTCGAGCCGAAATATTATCTCTTGTTGGCTATGAGGCACAATTACTGGAGTTTATCGACATAGAAAATACACCAAAAAACATTCTTATCCGTGCTTATCACACAGGTAAAAAAACGAGCTCTGAGCAGCGTGCTCGTTACGATAATTTTTTAGCCTTACTAAATGCCCAGCCATTCTTAGCGAAAGAATTAGAAACATACTTATAATTTTGTATAGTTTAGTTAAACAGAAAAAAAGGCGGTCCAATATTTGGATCGCCTTCTCTATTATAGTTCTTGTCGTAACGCTTGGATAACATCGATTTTAGTGGCTTTACGTGCTGGACGATAGCCTGAAATCATAGCTACTCCAATACTGATAGCTGCTGCAATAA
This genomic stretch from Lysinibacillus pakistanensis harbors:
- a CDS encoding class I SAM-dependent methyltransferase; this encodes MIFEEMKTQLTERILQQQLVTATISQPRMKSNEVKRIKLKPILLKEVYHIQIEYQFERILKHENVPLEDFPVRLALFFNEYRQAHMDFIDEKVQIQLSKKNKVLWKSDKSAAPKQINLAHNRQKNYLLREDQPYPFLIRLGVQSEEGKIKKQKYDKFKQINRFIEFIDDALAYLPKDRQVRILDFGSGKSYLTFALYHYLKVEKGLDIRVTGLDLKKEVIEECSKIANDLGYEQLEFLVGDINDYNSESNVDMVVTLHACDVATDMALARAVKWGARVILSVPCCQHELNRQLNTPALDIMLQHGLLRERFAALATDAIRAEILSLVGYEAQLLEFIDIENTPKNILIRAYHTGKKTSSEQRARYDNFLALLNAQPFLAKELETYL